The DNA segment GAAGAAGCTCGACATGATCCCGGTCGAATGCGTCGTGCGTAACTACGCCGCCGGCAGCCTGGTCAAGCGCCTGGGCGTCGAGGAAGGCATCAAGCTCGAGCCCTCGACCTTCGAACTGTTCCTCAAGAACGACGAGAAGGGCGACCCGTTCATCAACGAATCCCACGTGGTTGCGTTCGGCTGGGGCACCGCCGAGCAACTGGTCGAGATGAAGAAGCTGTCGCTGAAGGTCAACGAAGTGCTGAACAAGCTGTTCGATGACGCCGGCCTGCTGCTGGTCGACTTCAAGCTGGAGTTCGGCGTATTCCACGGCCAGATCGTTCTGGGCGACGAGTTCAGCCCTGACGGCTGCCGCCTGTGGGACAAGGAAACCCGCAGGAAGATGGACAAGGACCGCTTCCGCCAGGGTCTGGGCGACGTGATCGAAGCCTACGAAGAAGTTGCCAAGCGCCTGGGCGTGCCGCTGTAAGGCCCGTGTTGACGCAAGCGTTTGATACCACGCGAATTTTTTTCAAATAAAGGTTTGCCTTTCGCGAAATCGCTGGTATCATGCGCGCCACTGGAGAGATGCCGGAGTGGTCGAACGGGACGGATTCGAAATCCGTTGTACTGGCAACAG comes from the Pseudomonas urmiensis genome and includes:
- the purC gene encoding phosphoribosylaminoimidazolesuccinocarboxamide synthase, with amino-acid sequence MEKREELYRGKAKSVYKTDDADRLILLFRNDTSAFDGKRIEQLDRKGMVNNKFNAFIMQKLEEAGVPTQFDKLLGDNECLVKKLDMIPVECVVRNYAAGSLVKRLGVEEGIKLEPSTFELFLKNDEKGDPFINESHVVAFGWGTAEQLVEMKKLSLKVNEVLNKLFDDAGLLLVDFKLEFGVFHGQIVLGDEFSPDGCRLWDKETRRKMDKDRFRQGLGDVIEAYEEVAKRLGVPL